One Cynocephalus volans isolate mCynVol1 chromosome 7, mCynVol1.pri, whole genome shotgun sequence genomic region harbors:
- the NDST2 gene encoding bifunctional heparan sulfate N-deacetylase/N-sulfotransferase 2 isoform X2, giving the protein MLQLWKVVRPARQLELHRLILLLIAFSLGSMGFLAYYVSISPKAKEPLPLPLGDCSSGGAAGPGAARLPVPPRPPKPPETARTEPVVLVFVESAYSQLGQEIVAILESSRFRYSTELAPGRGDMPTLTDHTHGRYVLVIYENLLKYVNLDAWSRELLDRYCVEYGVGIIGFFRAHEHSLLSAQLKGFPLFLHSNLGLQDYQVNPSAPLLHLTRPSRLEPGPLPGDDWTIFQSNHSTYEPVLLASLRPAEHPVPGSMPRRARLPTVVQDLGLHDGIQRVLFGHGLTFWLHKLVFVDAVAYLTGKRLCLDLDRYILVDIDDIFVGKEGTRMKVADVEALLTTQNKLRTLVPNFTFNLGFSGKFYHTGTEEEDAGDDMLLKHRKEFWWFPHMWSHMQPHLFHNRSVLADQMRLNKQFALLYEAWKSVWGIQVTSTEEYPHLRPARYRRGFIHNGIMVLPRQTCGLFTHTIFYNEYPGGSRELDRSIRGGELFLTVLLNPISIFMTHLSNYGNDRLGLYTFESLVRFLQCWTRLRLQTLPPVPLARKYFELFPQERSPLWQNPCDDKRHKDIWSKEKTCDRLPKFLIVGPQKTGTTAIHFFLSLHPAVTSSFPSPSTFEEIQFFNGPNYHKGIDWYMDFFPVPSNASTDFLFEKSATYFDSEVVPRRGAALLPRAKIITVLINPADRAYSWYQHQRAHGDPVALNYTFYQVISASSQAPLALRSLQNRCLVPGYYSTHLQRWLTYYPSGQLLIVDGQELRTNPAASMESIQKFLGITPFLNYTRTLRFDEDKGFWCQGLEGGKTRCLGKSKGQRYPDMDTESRLFLMDFFRNHNLELSKLLSRLGQPVPSWLQEELQHSSLG; this is encoded by the exons GTTGTCCTTGTGTTTGTGGAGAGTGCATACTCACAGCTGGGGCAGGAGATTGTGGCCATCCTAGAGTCTAGTCGTTTTCGTTATAGCACTGAGCTGGCACCTGGCCGAGGGGATATGCCCACACTGACTGATCATACCCATGGTCGCTATGTCTTGGTCATTTATGAGAACTTGCTCAAGTATGTCAACCTAGATGCCTGGAGTCGGGAACTGCTAGACCGGTACTGTGTGGAGTATGGTGTGGGCATCATTGGCTTTTTCCGAGCCCATGAGCACAGCCTACTGAGTGCCCAGCTAAAGGGCTTTCCCCTTTTTCTACACTCAAACTTGGGGCTCCAGGATTACCAAGTAAATCCTTCTGCCCCCCTACTGCATCTGACACGCCCCAGCCGCCTGGAGCCTGGGCCACTGCCTGGTGATGACTGGACCATCTTCCAATCCAATCATAGCACATATGAACCCGTGCTTCTTGCCAGCCTTCGGCCAGCTGAGCACCCTGTACCAGGATCGATGCCTCGTCGGGCCCGGCTTCCCACTGTGGTACAGGACCTGGGGCTTCATGATGGCATACAGCGGGTGCTGTTTGGCCATGGCCTTACCTTCTGGCTCCACAAACTTGTCTTCGTCGATGCTGTTGCGTACCTCACTGGCAAGCGCCTCTGCCTGGACCTTGACCGCTATATCTTGGTAGACATTGATGACATCTTTGTGGGCAAGGAAGGTACCCGCATGAAGGTGGCTGATGTTgag GCTCTGTTGACCACCCAGAACAAACTCAGGACCTTAGTCCCCAACTTCACCTTCAACTTGGGCTTCTCGGGCAAGTTTTATCATACTG GGACAGAGGAGGAGGATGCAGGGGATGACATGCTGCTGAAGCACCGCAAAGAGTTCTGGTGGTTCCCCCACATGTGGAGCCACATGCAGCCACACCTGTTCCACAATCGCTCTGTGCTGGCGGACCAGATGAGGCTCAACAAACAGTTTGCTCTG CTCTATGAGGCCTGGAAATCTGTGTGGGGCATCCAGGTGACCAGCACTGAGGAGTACCCCCATCTCCGCCCTGCCCGCTACCGCCGTGGCTTCATTCACAATGGCATCATG GTGCTGCCCCGACAGACTTGTGGTCTCTTCACTCACACAATCTTCTATAATGAGTATCCTGGAGGTTCTCGTGAACTAGACCGGAGCATCCGAGGTGGAGAGCTCTTTCTGACCGTGCTGCTTAATCCG ATCAGCATCTTTATGACCCATCTGTCCAATTATGGAAATGACCGCCTGGGCCTGTACACCTTTGAGAGCCTGGTGCGCTTCCTCCAGTGCTGGACTCGACTACGACTACAGACCCTTCCTCCTGTTCCTCTTGCACGAAAGTACTTTGAACTTTTCCCTCAGGAGCGAAGCCCCCTTTGGCAG AATCCCTGTGATGACAAGAGACACAAAGATATCTGGTCCAAGGAAAAAACCTGTGATCGGCTCCCCAAGTTCCTCATTGTGGGACCCCAGAAGACAG GGACCACAGCTATTCACTTCTTCCTGAGCCTGCACCCAGCTGTGACTAGCAGCTTCCCAAGCCCCAGCACTTTTGAGGAGATTCAGTTCTTCAATGGCCCTAATTATCACAAGGGTATTGACTG GTACATGGACTTCTTCCCTGTCCCTTCCAATGCCAGCACTGACTTCTTATTTGAAAAAAGTGCCACCTACTTTGACTCAGAGGTTGTACCACGGCGGGGGGCTGCCCTCCTGCCACGAGCCAAGATCATCACTGTGCTCATCAACCCTGCTGATAGGGCCTACTCCTGGTACCAG CACCAGCGAGCACATGGAGACCCAGTTGCTCTGAACTATACCTTCTACCAGGTGATTTCAGCCTCCTCCCAGGCCCCTCTGGCACTTCGCTCCCTGCAGAACCGCTGTCTTGTCCCTGGCTACTATTCTACCCATCTACAACGCTGGCTGACTTACTACCCCTCTGGACAG TTGCTGATTGTGGATGGGCAAGAGCTGCGTACCAACCCAGCAGCCTCAATGGAGAGCATCCAGAAGTTCTTGGGTATCACACCCTTTCTGAACTACACACGGACCCTCAG GTTTGATGAAGATAAGGGATTTTGGTGCCAGGGACTTGAAGGTGGTAAGACTCGCTGTCTAGGCAAGAGCAAAGGCCAGAGGTACCCAGATATGGACACTGAG TCCCGCCTTTTCCTTATGGATTTTTTCCGGAACCATAATTTGGAGCTGTCAAAGCTGCTGAGCCGGCTTGGACAGCCAGTGCCCTCATGGCTTCAGGAAGAACTGCAGCATTCCAGTCTGGGCTGA
- the NDST2 gene encoding bifunctional heparan sulfate N-deacetylase/N-sulfotransferase 2 isoform X1, translating to MLQLWKVVRPARQLELHRLILLLIAFSLGSMGFLAYYVSISPKAKEPLPLPLGDCSSGGAAGPGAARLPVPPRPPKPPETARTEPVVLVFVESAYSQLGQEIVAILESSRFRYSTELAPGRGDMPTLTDHTHGRYVLVIYENLLKYVNLDAWSRELLDRYCVEYGVGIIGFFRAHEHSLLSAQLKGFPLFLHSNLGLQDYQVNPSAPLLHLTRPSRLEPGPLPGDDWTIFQSNHSTYEPVLLASLRPAEHPVPGSMPRRARLPTVVQDLGLHDGIQRVLFGHGLTFWLHKLVFVDAVAYLTGKRLCLDLDRYILVDIDDIFVGKEGTRMKVADVEALLTTQNKLRTLVPNFTFNLGFSGKFYHTGTEEEDAGDDMLLKHRKEFWWFPHMWSHMQPHLFHNRSVLADQMRLNKQFALEHGIPTDLGYAVAPHHSGVYPIHTQLYEAWKSVWGIQVTSTEEYPHLRPARYRRGFIHNGIMVLPRQTCGLFTHTIFYNEYPGGSRELDRSIRGGELFLTVLLNPISIFMTHLSNYGNDRLGLYTFESLVRFLQCWTRLRLQTLPPVPLARKYFELFPQERSPLWQNPCDDKRHKDIWSKEKTCDRLPKFLIVGPQKTGTTAIHFFLSLHPAVTSSFPSPSTFEEIQFFNGPNYHKGIDWYMDFFPVPSNASTDFLFEKSATYFDSEVVPRRGAALLPRAKIITVLINPADRAYSWYQHQRAHGDPVALNYTFYQVISASSQAPLALRSLQNRCLVPGYYSTHLQRWLTYYPSGQLLIVDGQELRTNPAASMESIQKFLGITPFLNYTRTLRFDEDKGFWCQGLEGGKTRCLGKSKGQRYPDMDTESRLFLMDFFRNHNLELSKLLSRLGQPVPSWLQEELQHSSLG from the exons GTTGTCCTTGTGTTTGTGGAGAGTGCATACTCACAGCTGGGGCAGGAGATTGTGGCCATCCTAGAGTCTAGTCGTTTTCGTTATAGCACTGAGCTGGCACCTGGCCGAGGGGATATGCCCACACTGACTGATCATACCCATGGTCGCTATGTCTTGGTCATTTATGAGAACTTGCTCAAGTATGTCAACCTAGATGCCTGGAGTCGGGAACTGCTAGACCGGTACTGTGTGGAGTATGGTGTGGGCATCATTGGCTTTTTCCGAGCCCATGAGCACAGCCTACTGAGTGCCCAGCTAAAGGGCTTTCCCCTTTTTCTACACTCAAACTTGGGGCTCCAGGATTACCAAGTAAATCCTTCTGCCCCCCTACTGCATCTGACACGCCCCAGCCGCCTGGAGCCTGGGCCACTGCCTGGTGATGACTGGACCATCTTCCAATCCAATCATAGCACATATGAACCCGTGCTTCTTGCCAGCCTTCGGCCAGCTGAGCACCCTGTACCAGGATCGATGCCTCGTCGGGCCCGGCTTCCCACTGTGGTACAGGACCTGGGGCTTCATGATGGCATACAGCGGGTGCTGTTTGGCCATGGCCTTACCTTCTGGCTCCACAAACTTGTCTTCGTCGATGCTGTTGCGTACCTCACTGGCAAGCGCCTCTGCCTGGACCTTGACCGCTATATCTTGGTAGACATTGATGACATCTTTGTGGGCAAGGAAGGTACCCGCATGAAGGTGGCTGATGTTgag GCTCTGTTGACCACCCAGAACAAACTCAGGACCTTAGTCCCCAACTTCACCTTCAACTTGGGCTTCTCGGGCAAGTTTTATCATACTG GGACAGAGGAGGAGGATGCAGGGGATGACATGCTGCTGAAGCACCGCAAAGAGTTCTGGTGGTTCCCCCACATGTGGAGCCACATGCAGCCACACCTGTTCCACAATCGCTCTGTGCTGGCGGACCAGATGAGGCTCAACAAACAGTTTGCTCTG GAGCATGGGATTCCCACGGACCTGGGGTATGCTGTGGCCCCTCACCACTCGGGCGTGTACCCCATCCACACTCAGCTCTATGAGGCCTGGAAATCTGTGTGGGGCATCCAGGTGACCAGCACTGAGGAGTACCCCCATCTCCGCCCTGCCCGCTACCGCCGTGGCTTCATTCACAATGGCATCATG GTGCTGCCCCGACAGACTTGTGGTCTCTTCACTCACACAATCTTCTATAATGAGTATCCTGGAGGTTCTCGTGAACTAGACCGGAGCATCCGAGGTGGAGAGCTCTTTCTGACCGTGCTGCTTAATCCG ATCAGCATCTTTATGACCCATCTGTCCAATTATGGAAATGACCGCCTGGGCCTGTACACCTTTGAGAGCCTGGTGCGCTTCCTCCAGTGCTGGACTCGACTACGACTACAGACCCTTCCTCCTGTTCCTCTTGCACGAAAGTACTTTGAACTTTTCCCTCAGGAGCGAAGCCCCCTTTGGCAG AATCCCTGTGATGACAAGAGACACAAAGATATCTGGTCCAAGGAAAAAACCTGTGATCGGCTCCCCAAGTTCCTCATTGTGGGACCCCAGAAGACAG GGACCACAGCTATTCACTTCTTCCTGAGCCTGCACCCAGCTGTGACTAGCAGCTTCCCAAGCCCCAGCACTTTTGAGGAGATTCAGTTCTTCAATGGCCCTAATTATCACAAGGGTATTGACTG GTACATGGACTTCTTCCCTGTCCCTTCCAATGCCAGCACTGACTTCTTATTTGAAAAAAGTGCCACCTACTTTGACTCAGAGGTTGTACCACGGCGGGGGGCTGCCCTCCTGCCACGAGCCAAGATCATCACTGTGCTCATCAACCCTGCTGATAGGGCCTACTCCTGGTACCAG CACCAGCGAGCACATGGAGACCCAGTTGCTCTGAACTATACCTTCTACCAGGTGATTTCAGCCTCCTCCCAGGCCCCTCTGGCACTTCGCTCCCTGCAGAACCGCTGTCTTGTCCCTGGCTACTATTCTACCCATCTACAACGCTGGCTGACTTACTACCCCTCTGGACAG TTGCTGATTGTGGATGGGCAAGAGCTGCGTACCAACCCAGCAGCCTCAATGGAGAGCATCCAGAAGTTCTTGGGTATCACACCCTTTCTGAACTACACACGGACCCTCAG GTTTGATGAAGATAAGGGATTTTGGTGCCAGGGACTTGAAGGTGGTAAGACTCGCTGTCTAGGCAAGAGCAAAGGCCAGAGGTACCCAGATATGGACACTGAG TCCCGCCTTTTCCTTATGGATTTTTTCCGGAACCATAATTTGGAGCTGTCAAAGCTGCTGAGCCGGCTTGGACAGCCAGTGCCCTCATGGCTTCAGGAAGAACTGCAGCATTCCAGTCTGGGCTGA